The following proteins come from a genomic window of Pichia kudriavzevii chromosome 1, complete sequence:
- a CDS encoding uncharacterized protein (PKUD0A11430; similar to Saccharomyces cerevisiae YGR267C (FOL2); ancestral locus Anc_5.37), which yields MYRKDILDKDLSARIKDMELDEKQTPPQSKCTCANKHNEESVNEYDMKEEATQIQTAYPAPKKEPWYKKLNGVPLNTRPASPYTLNPPIDSDGLSWPSPGARERLESTKEESEGREKRIAEAVKTILAELGEDPNREGLLETPERYARAMLFFTKGYEENIKDVVKRAVFEEDHDEMVIVKDIEIYSLCEHHLVPFFGKCHIAYIPNKKVLGLSKLARLAEMYARRFQVQERLTKQIAIALSELLQPRGVAVVIEATHMCMVSRGVQKTGAVTSTSCMLGCFRSQQKTREEFLTLLGRK from the coding sequence ATGTACAGAAAGGATATTTTGGATAAAGATCTCAGTGCAAGAATTAAGGATATGGAGTTAGACGAAAAGCAGACTCCTCCGCAATCAAAATGTACCTGTGCAAATAAACACAACGAGGAAAGCGTGAATGAATATGACatgaaagaagaagctacTCAAATTCAGACAGCATATCCAGCTCCAAAAAAGGAACCTTGGTACAAGAAACTTAATGGGGTACCGCTGAATACCAGACCTGCGTCACCTTATACCCTCAATCCACCTATCGATTCTGATGGTTTATCATGGCCAAGTCCAGGTGCTCGTGAGCGTTTGGAATCCACCAAAGAAGAATCCGAaggaagagaaaagagaatAGCAGAAGCTGTCAAAACAATCCTAGCAGAGCTAGGTGAAGACCCAAATAGAGAAGGTTTGCTTGAGACACCCGAGCGTTACGCAAGAGCTATGTTGTTCTTCACTAAAGGTTATgaggaaaatatcaaagatgTCGTGAAGAGGGcagtttttgaagaagatcatGATGAAATGGTAATTGtgaaagatattgaaatatATTCACTATGTGAACATCATTTAGTCCCATTTTTTGGTAAATGTCACATTGCATACATACCAAATAAGAAGGTTTTGGGATTGAGTAAGTTAGCCAGACTGGCAGAAATGTATGCAAGAAGGTTCCAGGTCCAAGAAAGACTAACAAAGCAAATTGCTATTGCATTAAGTGAACTTCTACAACCGAGaggtgttgctgttgttattgaagCCACCCATATGTGCATGGTTAGTAGAGGTGTTCAAAAAACTGGAGCTGTTACATCGACAAGTTGTATGTTAGGATGTTTCAGATCCCAACAAAAAACTAGAGAAGAGTTCTTAACTCTACTAGGTAGAAAATAA
- a CDS encoding uncharacterized protein (PKUD0A11420; similar to Saccharomyces cerevisiae YMR290C (HAS1); ancestral locus Anc_5.40), translating to MASGAVSKRKGSSALKDGSKRQKKSTKTVTLDAKKQAKTQTNENSSNSEDESKGTADTDKVVEEIDDEYEDVANLLERDNEEKEKLKLEKEIQKQLKKQDKHLEEKQEFADDASADEEEEENKNDTIESKQNGIQPDVSEIPQNFTDLSLSGPTLKAIQSMGFTKMTEVQARTIPPLLAGKDVLGAAKTGSGKTLAFLIPAIELLYSLKFKPRNGTGAIVITPTRELALQIFGVARELMANHSQTIGIVIGGANRRQEAEKLMKGVNILIATPGRLLDHLQNTKGFIFKNLKTLIMDEADRILEIGFEDEMKQIVKILPNEDRQTMLFSATQTTKVEDLARASLKRRPVYINVHEEREFSTAEGLEQGYVVCDSDKRFLLLFSFLKRNLKKKKKIIVFFSSCNCVKYYSALLNYIDIPVLDLHGKQKQQKRTSTFFEFCNASQGILLCTDVAARGLDIPEVDWILQFDPPDDPRDYIHRVGRTARGNSGKGKSLMFLLPQELGFLRYLKAAKVPLNEYEFPLDKIANVQSQLEQLIKNNFWLHQAAKDGYRAYLQAYASHHLKTVYKVDKLDLVKVGKSFGFSVPPKVNITIGSSVTKSKKK from the coding sequence ATGGCTAGTGGTGCTGTCTCCAAGAGAAAGGGCTCCTCGGCTCTTAAAGATGGGTCTAAGAGacagaaaaaatcaactaaAACAGTTACCTTAGATGCTAAAAAGCAGGCCAAGACTCAgacaaatgaaaattcaaGTAACTCTGAAGACGAGTCAAAAGGAACTGCAGATACTGATAAAGTTGTcgaagaaattgatgatgagtATGAAGATGTTGCAAATCTTCTTGAAAGAGACAACgaggaaaaggaaaaattgaagctggaaaaggaaatacaaaaacaacTGAAGAAGCAAGATAAGCATTTGGAGGAAAAACAGGAATTTGCAGATGATGCTTCTGCAgatgaagaggaggaagagaacaaaaatGATACGATTGAGAGTAAACAAAACGGAATACAACCGGATGTGTCTGAAATTCCACAAAACTTTACTGATTTATCCCTCTCTGGACCTACTCTTAAGGCTATCCAGTCGATGGGTTTTACCAAAATGACTGAAGTTCAAGCACGAACTATTCCTCCCTTGTTGGCCGGTAAAGACGTGTTAGGTGCTGCCAAAACTGGTTCTGGTAAAACCTTGGCATTTTTGATTCCAGCTATAGAATTGTTATACTCCCTCAAATTTAAACCAAGAAACGGTACCGGTGCAATTGTCATTACTCCAACTAGGGAATTGGCCCTACAAATTTTTGGTGTCGCAAGAGAATTAATGGCTAATCATTCGCAGACGATAGGTATAGTTATCGGTGGTGCAAATAGAAGACAAGAAGCCGAAAAACTAATGAAAGGTGTGAACATATTAATTGCGACTCCTGGTAGACTATTGGATCATTTGCAAAATACAAAAggttttattttcaaaaatctgaaaactttgatcATGGACGAAGCTGACCGTATTTTAGAAATTGGTTTCGAAGATGAAATGAAACAAATTGTTAAAATTTTGCCAAATGAAGATAGACAAACCATGTTATTTTCTGCGACCCAAACTACAAAGGTTGAAGATCTAGCTAGGGCTTCGTTGAAAAGAAGACCTGTCTATATCAATGTCcatgaagaaagagaattcTCAACGGCTGAAGGTTTAGAGCAAGGATATGTTGTTTGTGATTCTGACAAAAGATTTTTGCTactattttcattcttgAAGAGgaatttaaagaagaagaagaagatcattgtctttttctcctcttgTAATTGTGTGAAGTATTATTCAGCTTTGTTGAACTATATCGATATACCTGTGCTAGACCTACATGGCaagcaaaaacaacaaaagagAACATCAACCTTCTTTGAGTTTTGTAATGCTAGTCAAGGTATTCTGCTTTGTACTGATGTTGCGGCTAGAGGCTTAGACATTCCTGAAGTTGACtggattcttcaattcgATCCACCAGATGATCCAAGAGATTATATCCATAGAGTTGGTAGAACTGCCAGAGGTAACTCTGGTAAGGGTAAATCACTTATGTTTTTGTTGCCTCAAGAACTTGGTTTTTTGAGATACTTAAAAGCCGCAAAGGTTCCACTAAATGAGTATGAGTTCCCATTGGACAAAATTGCTAATGTCCAGTCTCAACTAGAACAGTTGatcaaaaacaatttttGGCTTCACCAAGCTGCTAAAGATGGTTACAGAGCATATTTACAAGCATATGCTTCACATCATCTGAAAACTGTTTACAAGGTTGATAAATTAGATCTTGTCAAAGTTGGCAAGTCTTTTGGATTCAGTGTTCCTCCAAAGGTCAATATCACTATAGGATCCAGTGTTACCAAATCtaagaagaaataa
- a CDS encoding uncharacterized protein (PKUD0A11410; similar to Saccharomyces cerevisiae YNL098C (RAS2) and YOR101W (RAS1); ancestral locus Anc_2.182), protein MSASKEFRLVVVGPPVVGKSALTIRLTQSDFANEYDPTIEDSYRYYCTIDDIPASLDILDTAGQEEYSSMRDLYMKTGEGFLLVFSLTDRQTFEEISTFYNQILRVKGETVEFVPMMLVGNKNDLVEERQVSREEAVQLAKKFDCAYIETSAKTGDNVVEAFHGVVKMVMRGGLLGVGLEKTLYPSEEEEIQAKEQLRAKQQESSNKSHSVQEIHQDENQGTSTQNPSNINNSQKEYSNKASSNPPRNVQADSNGTGTGTGAKSGGEGGCCVIM, encoded by the coding sequence ATGTCTGCATCCAAAGAATTTAGACTTGTTGTGGTAGGTCCACCGGTTGTAGGTAAATCTGCGTTGACCATTAGGCTCACGCAAAGCGATTTTGCCAATGAATACGACCCCACCATTGAAGACTCCTATAGATACTATTGCacaattgatgatattccAGCCTCGCTTGATATACTAGATACAGCAGGACAGGAAGAATACTCGTCAATGAGAGATTTATATATGAAGACCGGTGAAGGGTTTTTACTggttttttcattgacagACAGACAAacctttgaagaaatttcCACTTTCTACAATCAAATTCTGAGAGTTAAGGGGGAAACTGTGGAGTTTGTTCCTATGATGCTAGTTGGTAACAAGAACGATTTGGTGGAGGAAAGACAAGTGTCACGTGAAGAAGCTGTTCAACTTGCAAAGAAGTTTGATTGTGCATACATTGAAACATCTGCCAAGACAGGTGATAACGTTGTGGAGGCATTCCATGGTGTTGTTAAGATGGTTATGCGTGGTGGTCTTTTAGGCGTTGGTTTGGAGAAAACCCTGTATCCTtctgaagaagaggaaataCAAGCAAAAGAACAACTAAGGGCAAAGCAACAGGAGTCCTCAAATAAGAGTCACTCCGTTCAAGAGATTCATCAAGACGAAAATCAAGGCACTTCAACCCAAAATCCatcaaatataaataattCTCAGAAAGAGTACTCCAATAAAGCCAGCTCAAACCCTCCAAGGAATGTTCAAGCAGATTCCAACGGCACTGGTACTGGTACTGGTGCAAAAAGTGGCGGTGAAGGTGGCTGTTGCGTTATTATGTAA
- a CDS encoding uncharacterized protein (PKUD0A11400; similar to Saccharomyces cerevisiae YDL204W (RTN2) and YDR233C (RTN1); ancestral locus Anc_8.454) — translation MACCKSENKPASTNTCCGGACVTKNSYKLLTWANPKKSATVLGSILGGLLFVKYVNVVSLFFYFSTFALIISALAEYAGRVVTGTGFVTKYKPLIFSKVPSVGETAEYYAPHVVTITKKVEAEGKKLITSTDIEKTFRAGVATFLLYKITSIFSLWSLLFASSIISFTAPPVYLANKEVIDANVVKYSNCARARLDEGIKVAGEKLAPYTEKAKNAGGPIFKFIESKLPVRTAGSTVKKVPSSATTSTTTDSTPITATTTSSAIHEQSAKKVSTPVVDEPTEVDFNKLGEELKKEAHAAAQNEDAFTREKIDAPPSV, via the coding sequence ATGGCCTGCTGCAAATCTGAAAACAAACCAGCATCTACCAATACATGCTGTGGTGGTGCTTGTGTCACTAAAAACAGCTACAAACTCTTAACATGGGCAAACCCAAAAAAGTCAGCAACTGTCTTAGGGTCAATCTTGGGTGGTTTGTTGTTCGTCAAGTATGTCAatgttgtttctcttttcttttacttttctACATTTGCATTGATTATTTCTGCATTGGCTGAATATGCAGGCAGAGTCGTTACCGGAACAGGTTTTGTCACCAAGTACAAGcctttgattttctccaaagTTCCTTCTGTTGGTGAAACTGCTGAATACTATGCTCCTCATGTAGTTACTATTACCAAGAAGGTTGAAGCCGAAGGTAAGAAGTTGATTACTTCTACGGATATCGAAAAGACCTTTAGGGCTGGGGTCGCCACTTTTTTGCTTTACAAGATCACTTCCATATTTTCTCTCTGGAGTCTTTTATTCGCATCTTCGATCATCTCATTTACTGCACCGCCTGTTTATTTGGCTAACAAGGAAGTTATTGACGCAAATGTCgtcaaatattcaaactGTGCTAGGGCAAGACTCGATGAAGGTATCAAGGTAGCAGGTGAGAAACTGGCTCCTTACACCGAAAAGGCAAAGAATGCAGGTGGTccaattttcaagtttatcGAATCGAAGCTTCCTGTTAGAACCGCAGGCTCCACTGTCAAGAAAGTTCCAAGTTCTGCTACTACTTCTACCACGACCGATTCTACTCCTATTACCGCTACTACTACATCTTCTGCTATTCATGAACAATCCGCAAAGAAAGTTTCCACCCCTGTTGTTGACGAACCAACCGAAGTTGATTTTAACAAACTGGGTGAGGAGCTAAAGAAGGAGGCTCATGCAGCTGCCCAGAACGAAGATGCATTTACCAGAGAAAAGATCGATGCACCACCTTCTGTCTAG